In a single window of the Anaerocolumna cellulosilytica genome:
- the rsmH gene encoding 16S rRNA (cytosine(1402)-N(4))-methyltransferase RsmH: MDNQEQKHQRRPRYKGTHPKAFKDKYKELQPELYADAVAKVIQKGNTPAGMHRSICVKEILDFLQIAPGQTGLDATLGYGGHTLEMLKCLNSKGHLYATDVDSIELPRTRERLERLGFGSDILTIKQTNFSNIDEITSESGPLNFILADLGVSSMQIDNPERGFSFKTEGPLDLRLNPSKGVSAAERLKTISQDELYGMLLENADEPHSAEISRAIISTIRKGVEITTTSQLKQIINDALKFIPEKDRSYEIKKSCQRSFQALRIDVNNEFEVLYKFLEKLPAALAEGGRVAILTFHSGEDRLVKKSFQQFYREGIYREIAPEAIRPSAAECNTNSRAKCAKLRWAIKS, translated from the coding sequence ATGGATAATCAAGAACAAAAACACCAGCGTCGTCCCAGGTATAAAGGTACCCACCCAAAAGCTTTTAAAGATAAATATAAAGAACTGCAACCGGAGTTATATGCCGATGCTGTTGCAAAAGTAATTCAAAAGGGCAATACTCCTGCAGGTATGCATCGTTCCATTTGTGTGAAAGAAATATTAGATTTCTTACAAATTGCCCCTGGACAAACCGGATTAGATGCAACTTTGGGTTATGGTGGTCATACCTTAGAAATGCTTAAATGTTTAAATTCAAAGGGGCATTTGTATGCTACCGATGTGGATTCGATCGAATTACCGCGAACAAGGGAGCGTTTAGAGCGTTTAGGATTTGGCTCAGATATTTTAACAATTAAGCAAACAAATTTTTCAAATATCGATGAAATTACTTCTGAATCGGGGCCATTGAATTTTATTTTGGCAGATTTAGGTGTCTCATCTATGCAAATAGATAATCCTGAAAGAGGATTCTCTTTTAAGACGGAGGGTCCCTTAGACTTACGGTTAAATCCATCAAAAGGAGTCTCTGCGGCGGAACGTCTTAAAACTATTTCACAAGATGAATTATATGGTATGCTGTTAGAAAATGCAGATGAACCTCATTCTGCTGAGATTTCTCGTGCTATTATTTCAACAATAAGAAAGGGAGTTGAGATAACAACAACAAGTCAACTAAAACAAATTATCAACGATGCGCTGAAATTCATTCCTGAAAAAGATAGAAGCTATGAAATAAAAAAATCCTGTCAGAGAAGCTTTCAAGCATTACGAATTGATGTGAACAATGAGTTTGAAGTTCTATATAAATTTCTAGAAAAACTTCCTGCTGCACTGGCTGAGGGTGGACGTGTTGCTATCCTTACCTTTCATTCCGGTGAAGATCGTCTTGTTAAAAAATCTTTTCAACAATTCTATCGTGAAGGAATTTATCGAGAAATAGCTCCTGAGGCTATTCGCCCATCAGCTGCCGAATGTAATACTAATAGCCGTGCCAAGTGTGCAAAATTGCGCTGGGCCATAAAATCATAA
- a CDS encoding TetR/AcrR family transcriptional regulator, which yields MSQITKRALETSLKNLLLQKPLHKITISDIATDCGINRMTFYYHFKDIYDLIEWICMEETARAINGKKTYETWQQGFLQTFQMVLDNKPFISNVYHSISREKIEDYFYAITYDLLIGVIEEKAIGMNVSEANKKFIANFYNFAFVGLLMDWIKKDMQEDPQLIINQLSTLIHGEVSRALNKYQVKKTNQIHKND from the coding sequence ATGTCGCAGATAACAAAGCGAGCTCTAGAAACCTCGCTTAAAAATCTTTTATTACAGAAACCACTTCATAAAATCACCATTTCAGATATCGCAACAGATTGCGGAATTAACCGCATGACCTTTTACTATCATTTTAAAGACATATATGATTTAATTGAATGGATTTGTATGGAAGAAACGGCAAGAGCAATTAATGGTAAAAAAACATATGAGACTTGGCAGCAGGGTTTTTTGCAAACATTTCAAATGGTTCTTGATAACAAACCATTCATTTCAAATGTTTATCATTCTATCAGCAGAGAAAAAATTGAAGATTACTTCTATGCAATAACTTATGATTTGTTGATTGGAGTCATTGAAGAAAAAGCAATTGGCATGAATGTTTCGGAAGCAAATAAAAAGTTCATAGCTAACTTTTATAATTTTGCTTTTGTCGGTCTGCTTATGGATTGGATTAAAAAGGATATGCAGGAAGACCCGCAATTAATCATTAATCAACTCAGCACCTTGATTCACGGTGAAGTTTCAAGAGCCTTAAACAAATATCAAGTTAAGAAAACTAATCAAATACATAAAAATGATTAA
- a CDS encoding cellulase family glycosylhydrolase → MTKNAKRTLITLAVIIAMVITIIPNATVTATSSDYSHLIGNSDVKKPSVGGKLQILAKNGTMTLCGEDGNPIQLRGMSTHGLQWFPKVVNTNAFSALSNDWEANVIRLAMYIGEDGYATNPSVKQEVIKGIDYAIANNMYVIVDWHMINPGNPNDNIYSGAQSFFNEISDLYPNNKNLIYELCNEPNDGSGGVSNDAAGWAQVKAYATPIVELLRNKGNENLIIVGNPFWSQRPDLAADNPIDDNNTMYSVHFYSGTNPVSDVETDRNNAMSNVKYALEHGVAVFATEWGTSLATGTTGPYLEKADAWLEFLNANNISWCNFSLCNKNEVASALNSTTNLDPGYDKVWTDAELTKSGQYVRARIKGVYYATPDEPEPNKPQPPLDFSSGFWDFNDGTTQGFGINADSPITSIMIQNANNALELSGLNTHGSNDLSEGNFWANARLSADVWGHSINVYGFTKLTMDVISPSPTNVSIAAIPQSNSCGWANPTRAVRVFKNNFVAQSDGTYKATLTISVDDSPNFKAIAADSTDSIVRNMILFIGSSSDNLSLDNIKFTK, encoded by the coding sequence ATGACTAAAAATGCAAAAAGAACATTGATTACTCTTGCAGTAATAATTGCTATGGTAATAACTATCATACCGAACGCAACCGTTACAGCAACTTCATCAGATTATTCTCACCTAATTGGTAATTCTGATGTGAAAAAACCTTCTGTCGGAGGTAAATTACAGATACTTGCTAAAAACGGCACAATGACACTATGCGGTGAAGATGGAAATCCAATTCAATTAAGGGGTATGAGTACCCATGGATTACAGTGGTTTCCTAAGGTTGTTAATACGAATGCTTTTTCAGCCCTTTCGAATGACTGGGAGGCAAATGTAATCCGCCTTGCTATGTATATAGGTGAAGATGGGTATGCAACCAATCCATCCGTTAAACAGGAAGTTATAAAGGGCATAGACTATGCAATTGCCAATAATATGTATGTGATTGTAGATTGGCATATGATTAATCCAGGTAATCCAAATGACAATATCTATTCAGGAGCACAAAGCTTCTTTAATGAGATTTCTGATTTATATCCAAATAATAAAAACCTAATTTATGAATTATGCAATGAACCAAATGATGGAAGTGGAGGCGTATCAAATGATGCTGCCGGATGGGCACAGGTAAAAGCTTATGCAACCCCTATCGTAGAACTATTAAGAAACAAAGGAAATGAAAATCTCATCATTGTTGGCAATCCCTTCTGGAGTCAAAGACCTGATTTGGCAGCAGATAATCCAATTGACGACAATAATACAATGTACTCTGTTCATTTTTATAGTGGCACCAATCCCGTATCAGATGTAGAGACAGATAGAAATAATGCAATGAGTAATGTAAAATATGCACTTGAACATGGTGTTGCTGTATTTGCTACAGAATGGGGAACCAGTCTGGCAACGGGTACTACTGGACCATACCTTGAAAAAGCGGATGCATGGTTAGAGTTTCTTAATGCAAATAACATTAGCTGGTGTAATTTTTCACTCTGTAACAAGAACGAAGTGGCATCTGCATTAAATAGTACTACAAATCTTGACCCAGGTTATGATAAAGTATGGACAGACGCTGAATTAACCAAGTCAGGACAATATGTACGTGCCCGTATTAAAGGTGTTTATTATGCCACTCCAGATGAACCAGAACCAAACAAGCCACAACCGCCATTAGATTTTTCTTCTGGCTTCTGGGATTTTAATGACGGGACTACACAAGGTTTTGGTATTAATGCAGATAGTCCAATCACTTCGATAATGATACAAAATGCCAACAATGCATTAGAACTTTCTGGTCTTAATACCCATGGCAGCAATGATTTATCAGAAGGTAACTTCTGGGCAAATGCCCGTCTTTCAGCTGATGTCTGGGGTCACTCTATTAATGTATATGGATTTACAAAACTTACAATGGATGTTATCTCTCCGTCACCAACCAATGTATCAATCGCAGCTATTCCACAAAGCAACAGTTGCGGATGGGCAAATCCAACAAGAGCGGTGCGTGTCTTTAAAAATAACTTCGTAGCGCAATCAGATGGTACCTATAAGGCAACGTTGACCATTTCCGTTGATGATAGTCCTAACTTCAAAGCGATAGCTGCGGACTCTACTGATAGTATCGTAAGAAATATGATATTATTTATTGGTTCAAGTTCAGACAACCTATCTTTAGATAATATAAAATTTACAAAATAA
- a CDS encoding oleate hydratase yields the protein MYYSKGNYESLARPEKPKGVDTKSAYLIGSGLASLAAAAFLVRDGQMEGKRIHILEKDSLAGGACDGYEYDNTGFVIRGGREVDNRYECLWDLFHSIPSLEIEGASVLDEFYWLNKHDPNSSLTRATVNRGEDAHTDGKFTLSDKGTQEIMRLFFTPDEALYNKRISEVFSDEVLNSNFWLYWRTMFAFENWHSALEMKLYIKRFVHHIGGMPDFTAVRFTKLNQYESMILPLVKYLDSHNVQFHYGTKVENVQFDTQKDKKVATRIDIIRNHQKEHIDLTEDDLVFITNGGCVENSSIGSQNTPAAFNYEIKQGGGWDMWRKIAAQDSSFGHPDKFCYDAEQSNWMSATVTTLDNRIPPYIQSICKRDPFSGKIVTGGIVTVKDSNWLLSWTFNRQPHFRNQPKNQLVGWIYGLFTDKPGNYIKKPMRDCTGKEICMEWLYHIGVPENQIEDMAENSANTVPCMMPYITAFFMPREAGDRPAVIPTGSVNFAFLGQFAETTRDTIFTIEYSVRTAMESVYTLLNIDRGVPEVWGSTYDIRDLLNATSTLSDGKKLTDLNLDPNIKAVFLETLKKIAGTDIEKLLKEYSLI from the coding sequence ATGTATTATTCTAAAGGAAATTATGAATCACTTGCACGACCTGAAAAACCCAAAGGTGTTGATACTAAATCGGCTTATTTAATCGGTTCAGGCCTCGCCTCACTTGCTGCCGCAGCTTTTCTTGTTCGTGACGGACAGATGGAAGGCAAAAGAATCCACATCTTAGAGAAGGATTCTCTTGCAGGCGGTGCCTGCGATGGCTACGAATATGACAATACCGGATTTGTAATTCGCGGCGGGCGTGAAGTAGACAATCGCTATGAGTGTCTGTGGGATTTATTCCATTCCATTCCGTCACTGGAAATCGAAGGTGCCAGTGTACTGGATGAGTTCTATTGGCTCAATAAACATGACCCGAACAGCTCTCTCACACGAGCAACGGTGAATCGCGGTGAAGATGCCCATACTGACGGCAAGTTTACTTTGTCAGACAAAGGTACACAAGAGATTATGAGACTGTTTTTTACACCAGATGAAGCTTTGTATAATAAACGCATCTCTGAAGTATTCAGCGATGAAGTACTAAATTCTAACTTCTGGTTATACTGGCGTACTATGTTCGCTTTTGAAAATTGGCATAGTGCTCTTGAAATGAAATTGTATATTAAACGGTTCGTTCATCATATTGGAGGTATGCCTGATTTTACTGCGGTTCGTTTTACAAAGCTTAACCAGTATGAATCTATGATTCTTCCATTAGTTAAGTATTTAGATTCTCATAATGTTCAATTCCATTACGGCACTAAAGTGGAGAACGTACAATTTGATACTCAGAAAGATAAGAAAGTTGCGACCCGGATTGATATTATCAGGAATCATCAGAAGGAGCATATCGATCTGACTGAAGACGATTTGGTGTTTATCACTAATGGCGGCTGTGTTGAGAATTCTTCCATCGGCAGCCAAAACACTCCCGCTGCTTTCAACTATGAGATTAAGCAAGGCGGCGGCTGGGATATGTGGCGTAAAATTGCAGCCCAGGATTCGTCTTTTGGACACCCGGATAAATTCTGCTATGATGCAGAGCAAAGCAACTGGATGTCCGCAACTGTGACGACTTTAGACAACCGTATCCCCCCTTATATTCAGAGCATCTGCAAGCGAGACCCTTTCAGCGGGAAAATAGTTACAGGCGGTATCGTAACGGTCAAAGATTCAAACTGGCTGCTTAGCTGGACTTTTAACCGCCAGCCTCATTTCCGTAATCAGCCCAAGAATCAGTTGGTGGGTTGGATTTACGGATTATTTACCGACAAACCCGGTAATTATATTAAAAAGCCTATGCGCGATTGTACCGGTAAGGAAATCTGTATGGAGTGGCTGTATCACATTGGCGTACCGGAGAATCAGATTGAGGATATGGCAGAGAATAGTGCTAACACTGTACCTTGTATGATGCCATACATAACTGCATTTTTCATGCCCCGTGAAGCAGGTGACCGCCCTGCTGTTATTCCAACGGGCAGTGTTAACTTTGCTTTCCTTGGTCAATTCGCTGAAACAACACGCGATACAATCTTTACAATAGAATACTCCGTCCGTACCGCCATGGAAAGTGTTTATACACTTTTAAACATTGACCGCGGTGTGCCAGAAGTTTGGGGAAGTACTTACGATATTCGCGATTTACTGAATGCAACTTCAACCTTGAGTGATGGGAAAAAGCTTACAGACTTAAATCTTGACCCAAATATAAAAGCCGTGTTCCTAGAAACACTTAAAAAAATTGCCGGCACTGATATAGAAAAATTATTAAAAGAATATTCCTTAATATAG